The following are encoded together in the Thunnus albacares chromosome 7, fThuAlb1.1, whole genome shotgun sequence genome:
- the sema7a gene encoding semaphorin-7A, translated as MRLVFTFIWLAGNFQLVLSVGLNDTPTLGSSNSPRLLTKDIISGGLEYQVYQNHSVFFYHEDSGEMYVGGTDFVLKIDVDGHTNNHVIEKFHLHTTGQQQCQEGPCKNVITVIEKFQDSLFVCGTNGQNPQCWKLFSSVNNQSNQIVDSYEGTGISPFIYTQNSLSLTIEEDLYAAAPLDTDGSALQFRRKAGSRTNVWMYDNWVSEPTFISASWVRRKEDADNEKIYIFFREKNSDHNPEADPWISRVARVCKVDEGGSKRFFQNTWTSFLKARLVCGYPEESLYFNRLQDIYVMHAEDWHDTRVYALFTSSWNSTAVCIYSVKMIEEVFENSSFKGYDKEIPKPRPGTCVKNSRSLPLATVNMVKDYPEMSEWVHSVHYKAPFYVSSNNYTKIAVDRVRAADQHFYNILLLATDSGKIHKVLEADSEPFIISETQLSSRSTIQSMKLDSKKKKLVVGFSEKISIVDLQSCQEYNTSCADCVLARDPYCAWTNLGCTPTVPGGIQNIVDGQKSVCSTSVGEQKQGNRTKRAIVSRVMADFRTFHSVPLGVPFYLSCPIDSYHADYTWKHRDQSSPCLQMQSNCLLLIPGMRQENYGSYECVSKEKDHTKVLKKYHLTRQIIPDTTIVRSNIPDNNNIASALVPQIVWIRLGLSVAVLGVFR; from the exons ATGAGGCTTGTGTTCACTTTTATCTGGCTTGCTGGGAATTTTCAATTAGTTCTTAGTGTTGGATTAAACGACACGCCGACTCTTGGATCTTCAAATTCTCCCAGACTTCTGACTAAAG ATATAATCAGTGGTGGATTGGAATACCAAGTCTATCAGAATCACAGTGTTTTCTTCTATCATGAGGACTCTGGTGAGATGTATGTTGGAGGGACTGATTTTGTGTTAAAAATTGATGTGGATGGTCACACAAACAACCATGTCATAGAG AAATTTCACCTGCATACCACAGGGCAACAGCAGTGCCAAGAG GGCCCCTGCAAAAATGTCATTACTGTCATTGAGAAGTTTCAGGACAGCCTGTTTGTCTGTGGGACAAATGGACAGAACCCACAGTGCTGGAAGCTT TTCTCTTCAGTGAACAATCAGTCTAATCAAATAGTGGACAGCTATGAGGGGACGGGCATTTCTCCGTTCATTTACACACAGAACTCACTGTCCCTCACTATAG AGGAGGACCTATACGCAGCAGCACCGTTGGATACTGATGGGAGTGCATTACAATTCAGAAGGAAAGCTGGAAGTAGAACTAATGTCTGGATGTATGACAATTGGGTCTCAG AGCCCACGTTCATCTCTGCATCGTGGGTGAGGCGGAAGGAAGACGCCgacaatgaaaaaatatacatcTTTTTCCGTGAAAAGAACTCAGACCACAATCCAGAGGCTGACCCTTGGATTTCCAGAGTGGCCAGAGTTTGTAAG GTTGATGAAGGTGGATCAAAGAGATTCTTCCAGAACACGTGGACATCTTTTCTAAAGGCCCGTCTCGTCTGTGGGTATCCAGAGGAGTCGCTGTATTTCAACCGTCTACAAGATATTTATGTGATGCACGCCGAGGACTGGCATGACACAAGAGTCTATGCTCTCTTTACAAGCAGCTG GAACTCTACAGCAGTTTGCATCTATTCTGTAAAAATGATTGAGGAAGTATTTGAGAATTCATCCTTCAAAGGCTATGACAAAGAAATTCCCAAACCAAGGCCAGGAACG TGTGTAAAAAACAGCAGGAGCCTGCCCCTGGCCACTGTCAATATGGTGAAGGATTATCCAGAAATGAGTGAATGGGTCCACTCGGTGCACTATAAAGCTCCGTTTTATGTAAGCAGCAACAACTACACCAAGATAGCTGTGGACAGAGTCCGGGCTGCAGACCAGCACTTCTATAACATTCTGCTTCTAGCCACTG ATTCTGGGAAGATCCACAAAGTCTTAGAGGCTGACTCTGAACCTTTCATCATCTCTGAAACACAACTCTCCAGTCGCTCAACCATACAATCAATGAAGCTTGACTCCAAAAAG AAAAAATTAGTCGTGGGCTTTTCAGAGAAGATTTCAATCGTGGACCTCCAGAGTTGTCAAGAGTACAACACATCCTGTGCAGATTGTGTTCTGGCCCGAGACCCGTACTGTGCCTGGACTAATTTAGGATGCACCCCGACTGTCCC TGGGGGCATTCAAAATATTGTTGATGGGCAAAAAAGTGTGTGCTCTACATCAGTAGGAG aacAAAAGCAAGGAAACCGGACCAAACGGGCTATTGTTTCACGAGTAATGGCGGATTTTAGAACTTTTCACTCAGTCCCCCTGGGTGTCCCTTTCTATCTGTCATGTCCTATAGACTCTTACCACGCTGACTACACCTGGAAGCACAGAGACCAGAGCAGCCCTTGTCTGCAAATGCAGTCTAACTGCCTGCTCCTTATCCCTGGCATGAGACAAGAGAACTATGGTAGCTATGAGTGTGTTTCCAAAGAAAAAGACCACACCAAAGTGTTGAAAAAATACCATCTTACAAGGCAAATAATCCCAGATACAACCATTGTTAGAAGCAATATCCCTGACAACAACAATATTGCATCAGCTCTTGTGCCGCAGATAGTATGGATCAGACTTGGGCTGTCTGTAGCAGTGTTGGGGGTTTTCAGATAG
- the commd4 gene encoding COMM domain-containing protein 4, whose translation MRFRFCGDLDCPDWVLAEISTLAKISSVKMKLLCAQVLKDLLGEGIDYDKVAKLTADAKFESGDIKASVAVLSFIFSSAAKHDVDSESLSSELQQLGLPKEHTTGLCKSYEDKHSALQDKLRETSLRLGHLEAISWRIDYTLSSSELREVNEPVIQLKLQAQGAESGSTETTVVSVSSDKFRVLLAELKQAQAMMNALQ comes from the exons ATG CGGTTCCGTTTCTGTGGAGATCTGGACTGCCCTGACTGGGTGCTGGCCGAAATTAGCACTTTAGCGAAAATT TCAAGTGTCAAGATGAAACTCCTGTGTGCTCAAGTACTGAAAGATTTGCTCGGAGAGGGTATTGAT tatGACAAGGTTGCAAAGCTCACTGCAGATGCAAAATTTG AGAGTGGAGACATCAAAGCCAGTGTTGCAGTGCTAAGCTTCATTTTCTCCAGCGCAGCAAAACATGACGTCGACAGTGAATCTCTGTCcagtgagctgcagcagctcgGTCTGCCTAAAG AACACACAACAGGGCTGTGCAAATCATATGAAGACAAGCACTCTGCACTGCAAGACAAACTAAGAGAGACAAGCTTGAGAT TGGGACATTTGGAGGCTATTTCTTGGCGTATTGACTACACTTTGAGCTCCAGTGAGCTGAGGGAGGTCAATGAACCAGTGATTCAGCTGAAACTGCAGGCGCAAGGAGCAGAGTCGGGCTCCACGGAGACAACCGTTGTTTCGGTTTCTTCCGACAAGTTCAGAGTCTTGCTTGCGG AGCTCAAACAAGCCCAGGCTATGATGAATGCACTACAATGA
- the neil1 gene encoding endonuclease 8-like 1, protein MPEGPELHLASLYVNKMCDGVVFTGPVRKSDVSKSPDVPFTCEAYRITATSRGKEVKLTLTPMKSDVPKQRVKSGHADQPMDVVFRFGMSGYFRFTTEDELPKHAHLRFYSNEKPCRVLSYVDARRFGSWEPNGTWQPDRGPCIMFEYKSFRENVISHLADRAFDRPICEVLLNQKYFNGIGNYLRAEILFRLNIPPFVPARTALEGLESEDLCDNEKPVKNEITDTKTKKKKVKGETADLLRLCHSVPLEVVKLGGKGYDPEKADYSDFEAWLQCYYVDGMKSLRDHNGRTMWFKGDPGPMAPKDSKSPKAKKRAKKQDDHDYTDKKKVARSRSVSTTKKKAVKQETPKKTPKKEKDACQKEAGFRRRKNEKALREVNTPQHEKKSAARRRKSSSAEQAVGAGPQRRSRRTTTQSAK, encoded by the exons ATGCCCGAGGGACCAGAACTCCACCTTGCCAGCCtttatgtaaacaaaatgtgtgaTGGGGTGGTGTTCACTGGACCAGTACGAAAATCTGATGTCAGCAAAAGCCCTGATGTGCCCTTCACCTGCGAGGCCTACCGCATCACAGCCACTTCCAGAGGGAAGGAAGTGAAGCTCACACTGACGCCCATGAAGAGTGATGTTCCAAAGCAGAGAGTCAAATCAGGGCATGCAGATCAGCCTATGGATGTTGTCTTTCGCTTTGGGATGTCGGGATATTTCCGCTTCACCACAGAGGATGAACTGCCCAAACATGCCCATCTGCGTTTCTACTCCAATGAGAAGCCGTGCAGAGTGCTGAGCTATGTCGATGCTCGCAGGTTTGGCAGCTGGGAGCCCAATGGGACTTGGCAGCCTGACAGAGGGCCCTGCATCATGTTTGAGTACAAAAGCTTCAG GGAGAATGTTATTTCGCACCTGGCTGACCGTGCTTTTGACAGGCCCATCTGTGAAGTCCTGCTCAATCAGAAGTACTTCAATGGTATCGGGAACTACCTGAGGGCTGAAATTCTTTTCAG GTTAAACATCCCACCCTTTGTGCCTGCGAGGACCGCACTGGAAGGCCTTGAGTCAGAAGATTTATGTGACAATGAGAAGCCTGTGAAAAATGAGATCACGGACACAAAG actaaaaagaaaaaggtgaaaGGGGAGACTGCAGACCTGCTAAGGTTGTGTCACTCAGTACCTCTGGAGGTTGTGAAGCTAG GTGGAAAAGGCTACGATCCTGAGAAGGCAGACTACTCTGACTTTGAGGCATGGCTGCAGTGTTACTATGTAGATGGAATGAAGTCTCTGCGCGACCACAATGGCAGAACTATGTGGTTCAAA GGAGATCCAGGTCCCATGGCGCCTAAAG ATTCAAAGTCACCCAAGGCAAAAAAGAGAGCAAAGAAGCAAGATGACCATGACTACACTGACAAGAAAAAG GTGGCCAGGAGTCGCTCAGTAagcacaacaaagaaaaaagcgGTAAAACAGGAAACTCCAAAGAAAActccaaagaaagaaaaggatgcCTGTCAAAAGGAAGCCGGATTCAGgagaagaaagaatgaaaaggcCCTGCGGGAAGTAAACACACCTCAGCATGAAAAGAAATCAGCTGCACGAAGGAGGAAAAGCAGCAGTGCAGAGCAAGCTGTAGGTGCGGGTCCACAGAGGCGGAGTAGAAGAACGACCACACAGAGTGCCAAATGA